One genomic segment of Desulfurispora thermophila DSM 16022 includes these proteins:
- a CDS encoding branched-chain amino acid ABC transporter permease: MAQKKSATWLLLLGTVAFYALIKVLQLSGLMNDYWQRVLDQALIATIGALGLSIIYGFTGQFSLGHAAFYGLGAYSAGLLDKLYGSADNYLFLAISLLLGMLVAGLLALLVGLPILRLRSDYLGIATLGFGIIVKVGMDNSSKFFPPLGGATGMSGVPQSAGFDLIFLLTVLAIIFTRNFIFSSYGRACTAVREDEIAADVMGINTTRIKVLSFVLGCMLAGLAGGIYAHRYPFLHPSSFDFLKSFDFLLIVVLGGLGSMTGTVVTAVAWVFLLEGLRFVLGESFIDFRGVIYALILIISIILRPQGIFSGKELAALVPQSLTAWRQKDKEVTHVSS; the protein is encoded by the coding sequence ATGGCGCAAAAAAAATCAGCTACTTGGCTCCTACTACTGGGTACTGTCGCCTTTTACGCCTTGATTAAGGTGCTGCAACTGTCCGGCCTGATGAACGACTACTGGCAGAGGGTGCTGGATCAGGCGCTGATTGCCACGATTGGAGCCCTGGGTTTGAGCATAATTTACGGTTTTACCGGTCAATTCTCCCTGGGCCATGCGGCTTTTTACGGCCTGGGTGCTTATAGCGCCGGTCTTTTGGACAAGCTCTACGGCAGTGCTGATAATTATTTATTTTTGGCTATTTCCTTGCTTTTAGGGATGTTGGTTGCCGGCCTGCTGGCTTTGCTAGTGGGGTTACCCATCTTGCGTCTGCGCTCGGATTATCTGGGTATTGCTACTTTAGGGTTCGGGATCATTGTCAAGGTGGGCATGGACAATTCCAGCAAGTTCTTCCCACCATTGGGTGGCGCGACCGGGATGTCCGGTGTACCCCAGTCGGCTGGTTTTGACTTGATATTCTTGCTGACCGTGCTGGCCATCATCTTCACGCGCAATTTCATTTTCTCCAGCTACGGCCGGGCGTGTACCGCAGTGCGGGAGGACGAGATTGCCGCCGACGTGATGGGTATCAACACCACCAGAATTAAAGTGTTGTCCTTTGTGTTGGGTTGTATGCTGGCCGGTTTGGCCGGGGGCATTTATGCGCACCGTTATCCGTTTTTACACCCCAGCAGTTTTGACTTCTTAAAATCTTTCGACTTTTTGCTCATTGTGGTGCTGGGCGGTTTGGGCAGCATGACCGGTACGGTGGTCACTGCTGTGGCCTGGGTGTTTTTGCTGGAAGGATTGCGCTTTGTGCTGGGTGAATCCTTTATTGACTTCCGGGGTGTTATTTATGCACTGATCCTAATCATATCCATTATTTTGCGTCCGCAGGGCATATTCAGCGGCAAAGAATTGGCCGCCCTGGTGCCGCAGTCGCTGACCGCCTGGCGGCAGAAGGATAAGGAGGTCACCCATGTCAGTTCTTGA
- a CDS encoding branched-chain amino acid ABC transporter permease, which produces MEHVLDQIINGLQLGLMYALIALGYTMVYGVVKLINFAHGDVFMVGAFIGYFGFQHWGLPLPVAIVNAVVVCAILGVTIERIAYRPLRYAPKIAALISALGVSLFLEYFGSLKFVFGPNFRVVQRPFEEVRWEVFGVTITNIQVMIAVVVVLMLLALQFIVYRTKIGMAMRTVSVDHNAARLMGVNVDNTISITFAIGSAFAAVGGVLYAIAYPQIHPFMGIMPGLKAFTAAVLGGIGIIPGAVLGAIIMGQVETLTSAFLSSQLRDAIAFFILILVLLIRPSGILGKNEPDKV; this is translated from the coding sequence TTGGAACACGTCTTGGACCAGATCATCAACGGATTGCAGCTGGGTTTGATGTACGCCCTGATTGCCCTGGGTTATACCATGGTTTACGGTGTGGTTAAGCTGATCAACTTTGCCCATGGTGACGTGTTCATGGTGGGGGCCTTTATCGGCTATTTTGGCTTTCAGCACTGGGGGCTGCCGTTGCCCGTAGCTATTGTAAACGCGGTGGTGGTGTGTGCCATCCTGGGTGTGACTATTGAGCGCATTGCCTACCGGCCCTTGCGTTACGCGCCCAAGATTGCCGCCCTGATCAGTGCGCTGGGTGTTTCGCTTTTTCTGGAGTATTTTGGCAGCTTGAAATTTGTTTTTGGTCCCAATTTTCGCGTTGTGCAGCGTCCGTTCGAGGAAGTGCGATGGGAGGTGTTTGGTGTAACCATCACCAACATTCAGGTGATGATTGCTGTAGTAGTGGTGCTCATGCTGCTGGCTCTGCAGTTCATTGTCTACCGGACCAAGATCGGTATGGCCATGCGGACAGTTTCCGTAGACCACAATGCGGCCAGACTTATGGGTGTGAACGTGGATAACACCATCTCCATTACCTTTGCCATTGGTTCGGCTTTTGCAGCGGTGGGCGGGGTTCTCTATGCCATTGCCTATCCGCAAATTCATCCCTTTATGGGCATTATGCCCGGTCTGAAGGCTTTTACGGCTGCGGTGCTGGGTGGCATCGGCATTATTCCGGGTGCCGTGCTGGGTGCTATTATTATGGGACAGGTGGAAACACTTACCTCGGCCTTTCTTTCTTCTCAGCTCAGGGATGCGATTGCCTTCTTTATTTTAATTCTTGTACTATTAATAAGGCCCAGCGGCATTCTGGGCAAGAATGAGCCGGACAAGGTGTAA
- a CDS encoding ABC transporter ATP-binding protein: MMLEVNNLEVYYGAIRALHGVSFQVEKGEIVTLIGANGAGKSTTMRTISGLIRPKAGEVVFQGQRIDNVPAHKIVRLGISHVPEGRMIFPNLTVYENLLMGAYTRQDKGEISASLEMVMERFPRLRERQKQLAGTLSGGEQQMVAMGRGLMSKPQLLILDEPSMGLSPLLVEEIFAIIQDINRQGTTILLVEQNAFMALQVAHRAYVLETGRIVISGSAAEVQSNPQVRSAYLGEVG; the protein is encoded by the coding sequence ATGATGCTGGAGGTAAACAATCTGGAAGTATATTACGGTGCCATCCGGGCCCTGCACGGGGTTTCCTTTCAGGTGGAAAAAGGCGAGATAGTAACCCTGATCGGAGCGAACGGAGCCGGCAAATCCACGACCATGCGCACCATTTCCGGGCTAATCCGTCCCAAAGCCGGAGAGGTGGTTTTTCAGGGCCAGAGGATTGACAATGTCCCGGCGCACAAGATTGTACGCCTGGGCATCTCCCACGTGCCCGAGGGGCGGATGATCTTCCCCAACTTAACTGTATATGAAAACCTGCTCATGGGTGCTTACACGCGGCAGGACAAGGGCGAAATTTCCGCCAGCCTGGAGATGGTGATGGAACGATTTCCCCGCCTGCGGGAGAGACAGAAACAGCTGGCCGGTACACTTTCCGGCGGGGAACAGCAAATGGTGGCCATGGGACGTGGATTGATGAGCAAGCCGCAACTGCTGATCCTGGACGAGCCTTCCATGGGGCTTTCCCCGCTGCTGGTGGAAGAAATATTTGCCATTATTCAGGACATCAACCGGCAGGGCACTACCATTCTGCTGGTGGAGCAAAACGCTTTTATGGCCTTGCAGGTAGCCCACCGGGCCTATGTGTTGGAAACGGGGCGGATTGTGATTAGCGGCAGCGCTGCCGAGGTCCAGAGCAACCCACAGGTGCGCAGCGCATATCTGGGCGAAGTTGGTTAG
- a CDS encoding ABC transporter substrate-binding protein → MMRRTWWLLAIAMLALVLVATGCGGGQADKGKPAQEQSATPSGETIKIGFLGAKTGNHASYGIETLKGMKMAADDINAAGGLLGKKVEIIEDDHRSNPSEAATVTQKLINNNKVVAIVGDPTTGITKVAGNIAQQSKVVLLSAGAVGPGVVEIGDYIFRDTLLDALAAPAVTKYCVETLGWKKVALVTSVNNDYSVGLTKIFKDALAKYGAQIVIEQSIKDGDQNFSAQVTNIKQKAVDGIVFTGYYTEGGLFMKEVRKQGLKQVMVGGDGLLSPKLWELGGNAVEGSMVYTGFYPDLNNAGEKTKAFVQAYQKANNNALPDMFSAQGYDAVMLIADAIKKANSADPSVFKNELAKTQNWQGVTGTISFGPNREPVKSPVFLLEVKEQKWAVKAVIPVTAQ, encoded by the coding sequence ATGATGAGGAGAACATGGTGGCTGCTGGCAATCGCCATGCTGGCGCTGGTTCTGGTAGCAACGGGTTGTGGTGGTGGACAGGCGGACAAAGGCAAACCTGCCCAGGAGCAGAGCGCAACTCCTTCCGGAGAGACGATCAAAATCGGCTTTTTGGGGGCCAAGACAGGCAACCATGCCAGTTATGGCATTGAGACACTGAAAGGTATGAAGATGGCGGCGGATGACATTAATGCCGCCGGCGGCCTGCTGGGTAAGAAAGTGGAAATTATTGAAGATGACCACCGCAGTAACCCCAGTGAGGCGGCCACAGTGACGCAGAAGTTGATTAACAACAACAAGGTGGTTGCTATTGTGGGTGACCCCACGACCGGGATTACCAAAGTGGCCGGCAATATTGCCCAGCAGAGCAAAGTGGTGCTGCTTTCGGCCGGTGCTGTGGGGCCAGGGGTAGTGGAGATTGGTGATTATATTTTCCGCGATACGCTTCTAGATGCTCTGGCGGCTCCGGCTGTAACCAAATACTGTGTGGAGACGCTGGGCTGGAAAAAAGTGGCCCTGGTCACCTCGGTCAACAACGACTATAGCGTGGGCCTGACCAAGATTTTCAAGGATGCTTTGGCCAAATACGGTGCCCAGATTGTTATTGAACAGAGCATCAAAGACGGTGACCAGAACTTCAGCGCTCAAGTCACCAATATCAAGCAAAAGGCTGTGGACGGCATTGTCTTCACCGGCTACTACACCGAAGGCGGCTTATTCATGAAAGAAGTGCGCAAGCAGGGCTTGAAGCAAGTCATGGTGGGTGGTGACGGCCTGCTTTCTCCCAAGCTCTGGGAGCTGGGCGGCAACGCTGTGGAAGGGAGCATGGTCTACACGGGATTTTATCCTGACTTGAACAATGCCGGTGAAAAGACCAAGGCTTTTGTGCAGGCCTATCAAAAGGCCAATAACAATGCCTTGCCCGATATGTTCTCTGCCCAGGGGTACGATGCTGTCATGCTGATTGCCGATGCAATTAAGAAAGCAAATTCGGCTGATCCGTCCGTCTTCAAAAATGAACTGGCCAAAACCCAGAACTGGCAGGGTGTAACGGGTACCATTTCTTTCGGGCCCAACCGCGAACCGGTAAAAAGCCCGGTCTTCTTACTGGAAGTGAAGGAGCAGAAGTGGGCTGTGAAGGCGGTAATTCCGGTTACCGCGCAGTAA
- a CDS encoding ABC transporter ATP-binding protein yields MSVLELKNVSKYFGGLKAVSNFSMTIEPGEIVGLIGPNGAGKTTVFNLITGIYQPSEGKVFFLGQDMSGIPPYKVCQAGIARTFQNIRLFKGNTVLDNVRTVFHFRVQYGLFDAIFRTPRFKNREVEITSRSMELLEVLGLADRALDLAANLPYGAQRRLEIARALALEPKLLILDEPAAGMNPSEVSNMVGLIKSIKEQFNLTVLLIEHQMGMVMNLCQRLVVMDFGQIIAQGLPVEIRNNPVVLEAYLGKGAAMA; encoded by the coding sequence ATGTCAGTTCTTGAGCTAAAAAACGTTTCCAAGTACTTCGGCGGCCTGAAGGCGGTCAGCAATTTCAGCATGACTATTGAGCCCGGCGAGATAGTGGGTTTGATTGGACCCAATGGAGCGGGCAAAACGACTGTGTTCAACCTGATCACGGGCATTTATCAGCCGAGTGAAGGTAAAGTTTTTTTCCTGGGCCAGGATATGTCGGGTATTCCCCCTTACAAGGTGTGTCAGGCGGGAATCGCCCGGACATTTCAAAATATACGTCTCTTCAAAGGCAACACGGTGCTGGACAATGTGCGGACAGTTTTTCACTTTCGGGTGCAGTACGGACTTTTTGATGCCATCTTTCGCACTCCCAGGTTCAAGAACAGGGAAGTGGAAATTACCAGCCGTTCTATGGAATTGCTGGAGGTGCTGGGGCTGGCCGACAGAGCGCTGGATTTGGCGGCCAATTTGCCCTACGGGGCCCAGCGTCGTTTGGAAATAGCCCGGGCGCTGGCTCTGGAGCCCAAACTGTTGATACTGGATGAGCCGGCTGCGGGTATGAATCCGTCCGAAGTGAGCAATATGGTGGGTTTGATCAAAAGCATAAAGGAACAATTCAATTTGACTGTATTGTTGATTGAACACCAGATGGGTATGGTGATGAATTTGTGTCAACGTCTGGTGGTTATGGACTTCGGACAGATTATTGCCCAGGGTTTGCCGGTGGAAATTCGCAATAACCCGGTGGTGCTGGAAGCATATCTGGGGAAGGGGGCGGCGATGGCATGA
- a CDS encoding branched-chain amino acid ABC transporter permease — protein sequence MFWQQLINGLTLGATYALIALGYTMVYGIIQLINFAHGEIFMVGAFVGVLAITILKVNIFVAMFLAMLVCMALGVTAERIAYRPLRRSDRLAPLISAIGVSIFLQTLMTVIFGPQPQAFPQVVEDALYKLGPVQVSRVQIIILVVASFLMVGLHLIVKYVKIGKAMRAASEDYDTAALMGINVNRVISFTFALGSLLAAAGGVLVGMYFNSVFPLMGVQAGLKAFCAAVLGGIGSIPGAMLGGIFLGIAEVLGIAAGYGDYKDAVAFTLLILVLLFRPTGLLGRPVQRKV from the coding sequence ATGTTCTGGCAGCAGCTCATCAACGGCCTCACCCTGGGGGCAACCTATGCCCTGATTGCCCTGGGCTATACCATGGTTTATGGAATTATTCAGTTGATTAACTTTGCCCACGGGGAGATCTTCATGGTGGGGGCTTTTGTCGGAGTACTGGCTATTACTATTTTAAAAGTAAATATTTTTGTGGCCATGTTTTTAGCCATGCTGGTGTGCATGGCTCTGGGCGTGACTGCCGAGCGAATAGCTTACCGCCCTTTGCGCCGCTCCGACAGACTGGCACCGCTTATTTCCGCCATTGGCGTAAGTATCTTTTTGCAAACTCTGATGACGGTTATTTTTGGTCCTCAACCGCAGGCTTTCCCCCAGGTTGTGGAGGATGCCCTGTACAAGCTGGGACCTGTGCAGGTGTCCCGGGTACAGATCATTATTCTGGTAGTGGCCAGTTTTCTCATGGTCGGTTTGCATCTGATAGTTAAGTATGTAAAAATAGGCAAGGCCATGCGGGCGGCATCTGAAGATTACGATACTGCGGCTTTGATGGGCATTAACGTCAACAGGGTAATATCCTTTACCTTCGCGCTGGGCTCCCTGCTGGCGGCTGCCGGCGGTGTGCTGGTGGGGATGTATTTTAACTCGGTGTTTCCGCTCATGGGCGTGCAGGCCGGTTTGAAAGCTTTTTGCGCTGCTGTGCTGGGGGGCATTGGCAGTATTCCGGGCGCCATGCTGGGCGGCATTTTCCTGGGGATTGCCGAAGTACTGGGCATTGCTGCCGGATATGGAGACTACAAAGATGCCGTTGCTTTTACGTTGCTCATTCTGGTGCTGCTTTTCCGTCCCACCGGGCTATTGGGACGACCGGTGCAGCGGAAAGTGTAG
- a CDS encoding ABC transporter substrate-binding protein, whose amino-acid sequence MCVKNRKVYLLLVALLAVALVVTGCGGAASNKSAGEGGEKVVKIGLITPLTGDVKTFGESTQNAFKLALEQAGMKAGDYKIEYVIADDRNDATEAVNVATKLISQDKVNCIIGPLTSKTTIPVSELCNSQKIPMLTNTATNPKVTVDNGKRKEYAFRACFIDPFQGAVAAKFALENLKKKTAAVLYDQGNDYTIGLANVFKESFEKGGGQVVEFLAYSKDDTDFSAVLTKIAAKNPDILYLPDYYQKVSLIGKQAREKGIKAIFLGGDGWDSPKDLDFATMAGGYFTNHYSADDPRPEVKKFVEEYKAKYGSVPDALATLGYDATNLMLNAIKTANSNDPEKIKEALQNTKDFPAVSGKITIDKDGNPIKAAVILQVQPDKTYKYVATVTP is encoded by the coding sequence ATGTGTGTGAAAAACAGAAAGGTTTATTTATTACTGGTAGCTTTGCTGGCGGTAGCTCTGGTGGTAACAGGCTGCGGTGGGGCGGCCAGCAATAAAAGTGCGGGTGAAGGCGGCGAAAAGGTTGTAAAAATCGGTTTGATTACCCCTCTGACGGGTGATGTGAAGACATTTGGTGAATCCACCCAGAATGCTTTCAAACTGGCCCTGGAACAGGCCGGCATGAAAGCGGGCGACTACAAAATTGAGTATGTGATTGCCGATGACCGCAATGACGCCACCGAAGCTGTTAACGTAGCCACCAAGTTGATTTCGCAGGACAAGGTCAATTGCATTATTGGTCCGCTCACATCCAAAACCACCATCCCGGTCAGTGAGCTGTGCAACAGCCAGAAGATTCCTATGCTGACCAACACGGCCACCAACCCCAAAGTGACCGTGGACAATGGCAAACGCAAGGAGTATGCCTTCCGGGCCTGCTTCATCGACCCCTTCCAGGGCGCTGTAGCGGCCAAATTCGCTCTGGAAAATCTGAAAAAGAAGACAGCGGCTGTGCTGTATGACCAGGGTAATGACTATACCATCGGGTTAGCCAATGTTTTCAAGGAAAGCTTTGAAAAGGGCGGCGGCCAGGTTGTTGAGTTTCTGGCTTACTCCAAGGACGACACCGACTTCAGCGCGGTGTTGACCAAGATTGCAGCCAAAAACCCGGATATTCTCTACCTGCCCGACTATTATCAGAAGGTCAGTCTGATTGGCAAGCAGGCTCGCGAGAAGGGCATTAAGGCCATCTTCCTGGGCGGCGACGGCTGGGATTCGCCCAAGGATCTGGACTTTGCCACTATGGCCGGCGGTTACTTCACCAACCACTACTCGGCTGACGATCCGCGGCCCGAAGTGAAGAAGTTTGTGGAAGAGTACAAGGCCAAGTACGGCAGCGTGCCCGATGCGCTGGCCACCCTGGGCTACGACGCCACCAACCTGATGCTGAACGCCATCAAGACGGCCAACAGCAACGACCCTGAAAAGATTAAGGAAGCTCTGCAGAATACCAAGGACTTCCCCGCTGTGAGTGGCAAAATTACCATTGACAAGGATGGTAACCCGATTAAAGCTGCTGTTATCCTGCAGGTGCAACCTGATAAAACTTATAAGTACGTTGCTACTGTTACCCCGTAA
- a CDS encoding branched-chain amino acid ABC transporter permease produces the protein MLDMFTQNINPYYLQVANLLGIYIILALGLNLITGVTGQLSFGHAAFMSIGAYTAALLTLKMHLPFALSLLAGGCVACIWGVLIGFPTLRLTGDYLGIATLGFGEIVLVVFTNLQITGGAIGLAGIPRYTNVFVVYLLVAITVYCMYRIQYSRFGRALLAIREDEIAAAAMGINTTIYKVQAFAIGAFFAGLAGGLYAHLLQYLNPNDFGFARSFEILNFVVLGGLGSIPGTILGTVVLTLAPEFLRFIAEYRMMIYGLLLVVMMIFRPNGLLGGVDLSRVIKRYRSKRLERASARSISSS, from the coding sequence ATGCTGGATATGTTTACACAGAATATCAACCCCTATTACCTGCAGGTGGCCAATCTGCTGGGCATATATATCATCCTGGCACTGGGGCTTAATTTGATTACCGGTGTTACCGGTCAGCTTTCTTTCGGCCATGCTGCTTTTATGAGCATCGGTGCCTATACGGCGGCACTTCTCACTTTGAAAATGCATTTGCCCTTTGCCTTATCGCTGCTGGCCGGGGGATGTGTAGCCTGTATCTGGGGCGTGCTGATTGGTTTTCCCACGTTGCGGCTGACGGGTGACTATCTGGGCATCGCTACGCTGGGATTCGGGGAAATCGTCCTGGTTGTGTTCACCAATTTGCAAATTACCGGTGGTGCCATCGGGCTGGCCGGCATTCCCCGTTACACCAATGTATTTGTTGTCTACCTGCTGGTGGCCATTACGGTATACTGTATGTACAGGATTCAGTATTCCCGCTTCGGGCGGGCTTTGCTGGCCATTCGGGAGGACGAAATTGCCGCGGCCGCTATGGGTATCAACACAACCATATACAAGGTGCAGGCCTTTGCCATCGGTGCTTTTTTTGCCGGTCTGGCCGGGGGGCTTTATGCTCACCTGTTGCAATACCTCAACCCCAACGATTTTGGTTTCGCCCGCTCTTTTGAAATCTTGAATTTCGTCGTGCTGGGCGGTCTGGGCAGTATTCCGGGTACCATACTGGGAACTGTCGTCCTTACCCTGGCTCCCGAATTTTTACGGTTCATTGCCGAGTACCGGATGATGATTTATGGCCTGCTGCTGGTGGTGATGATGATCTTCCGCCCCAACGGCCTGCTGGGTGGTGTGGATCTCTCCCGCGTCATAAAGCGTTACCGGAG